ttaAGCAGTGCTCATGCATTTTATGTGAACTACAGCTTTAAAAACAAAGGCACCAAAGTGGCTCCTCAGAGCGATGCCATGGGGGGCGGCGAGTGTCGAACTCCGATCCTGgacggctgcaggttttcactccatTGCTCAATACCTGCCGCTTACTACTGATAATGAATCACATTTCCGttcacttatttggctgacgctttTATACAAAACAACTTAATAACGCATTTCAGAGATCCGTCCACATGTCTtgtaaacctgctttatcctgagtgGGGGGCACAGGGAAGCCGCAGCCTTTCCTAGCAATCGTAGGGCTTGAGACCGgatcagggtgccagtccacctagcttgcatgtttttggactattTAGCAGGAAACTCGTGCagccatggagagaacatgcaaactccatgcagtagGTATCTGGAACGTGAACCCCGGCGTCCTTGCTGTGTGCCAGCGTCTTTACCGCTGTGCCACCCTTGAgagatttctttttgtttttcattgaagCACAGGTAGGTGAAGCGACTGACTCGTGGCCacttggtgtcagtagtgggatttgaaccccaaACCCTTAGCTGCTAagccacattttcttttcttcttcactcaactctcttttttttttaagactcgGAAGCCTTACTTGCTTTATTTTAGCTTTGGTCAGCAACTGAATAATCACGATACGCAACGCTAGCCGGATTTCTTGGGCGCCCCCAGCAGAGGACACGTCCAGTTAAGGAGAGTGGCACAGAAAGTGCTAAATGTGAGCTGCCAGtgatgtaaggcgctatatgagagTGCGTCATGTGGAGTGTTTGCTTGTTCTGCTGTAATCAATGCAGGGCAGCCCCCCccatttatttagattttctaATCAGTTTAGTTATAGATTTGCCCCCAAACCCGCTGACGTTGTCTTCTTTGATTTCCACCATGTCAATGATTTATTTCTGGCTTATAAATGACGGTCATTTATTAACTTCCAtgccttctttatttttttttttccttcagtgccCACCCCTGGACATGTCCACCCCCAGCGGCCTGGACCTGGCGCATCTCCTGCCCCCCACCACCTTGACTCGCTTGGCCCAGGACTGGCTGGCCGAAGATGTCACGCACTTTGACCCCGCTGGAATGTGCGTGGGGGCAGGGCCGCAGACGGCCACCCTTCTGTGTAAGGAGCCTGGCAGCGTGCTGGCAGGGGTGCCCTTTTTCAATGCTGTGTTTGGAGTGCTGGGTTGCCAGGTGGACTGGTTGTACCCAGAGGGGGCCGAGCTGGGGCCGGAGCAGGTGACCAGGGTGGCCGTAGTCCACGGGCCAGCCCGTAACATCCTCCTGGGTGAGCGGTCGGCCCTTAATTGCCTGGCCAGAGCTTCGGGGATCGCCACCCGGGGTCGGCAGCTGGCGAGCGTGGCCAGGAAGGCAGCATGGAAAGGCAGCGTGGCGGGCACACGCAAAACGACACCTGGCTTCCGTCTAGTGGAGAAATATGCCATGTTAGTCGGGGGGGTGGCCACACACCGCTGTGACCTGAGCAGCCTGGTGATGCTGAAGGACAACCACGTGTGGGCCTGTGGTGGCATTGCACAGGTAGGTGAGGTTGGTGCCCCCATTTTCCTCCCTGTGCCTTTGGGCATCGCCACTCTCATCTTATCTGCTGTCTCTCTAGGCCGTCCAGGACGTGCGCCAGGTGTGCGGCTTCTCATCCAAGATCGAAGTGGAATGTCGCTCGGAGGACGAGGGGCGAGAGGCGGCACGGGCCGGTGCCGACATAGTCATGCTGGACAACTTCACCCCACAGGTAAGCCACCATCCTAGAGAAGTGAAAAGGTCCACCTGGCTGGCCACTCACCCCCCCGTATTATTTGTGTCTCAGACGCTGCACACGGTGGCCCGGACCCTCAAGCAGGACTTCCCCTCCGTACTGATCGAGGCGAGTGGAGGGATCACTCCCGAGACGCTCTCGGCCTTCTTCTCCCCTTCGGTGGACATCATCTCCCTCGGCTGCATCACCCAGGGCTGCCCGGTGGTCGACTTCTCGCTGAAGATCCAGTGCCCCCAGAGGAGCCACAGTGGCACTGCCCGCCGGGAAAATGGGGTCCCTTGTGGCACCGTGGACGACCATGGCATCACCACTGTGCCTTCTGGCCCCCCGGCTGCCCGGAGAGACTTTGCATTCTGAGCTCAACATTGCACTGGGGGGCGTGGGGGGCAGAGCCCCCGAATGCACAGCACACCCCCCCAATCCCGAAGTGACCAAACCTGAATCTTGTGTGGCAATAAAAATGTGTAGCTTTTCAGTGGCTGGCTCCCTGTGCCCAAATGGTGAAGCCCATCCATCATGGTGGTCTCTTCACCTTTGGCCTAACGTTGTTACAATGCTTGACTGAAAGTTCTCATCTTGGAGATACTGGGGGGATGTCGTAGGGCGGATGGACTTTATCTATCAGACTGCTAGGGCATCTCTAGCTACGCGAGTACTGACCGGAGAACGAGAGATGGAGGGGTACGGTCAGGTGGGTGAGCAGCCAGCGTTCATAGGGTTGACCAGAGCCTCCCATGGGAGCTCACCTGACATCCCCTTTCAGTTTAAGCTAACCAGTAATACAGAAtgggggctctcaagagactgagcgagggtcccgagatccaggcctttaatgaccacttGGGCACCACAGCAgtggagagtgtcgacctcgtcgagggGTTTAGTGATCGCAgcagtggcattcatgtctcctataaagtcagtagacgggttgggagagcatggggggccaTGTGGGGTGTGTGTCCCCCCGAGAAATCTCAGCATAAGGACTTTAGAGtcattgtgagacatggatgctgtccagtgacccgagataaagactggactcctgggTCTCTCTGGAGGGTCCTTGGGCaccgctggtgtgactttgtgtcaaatgagtcacatgacctgcattgcgagggagcgtcagttacggctcCATGCCCACGTGCCGCCATTACCCTCCAGTGCGAAGGACCCTCATTGGTGAGGCTAAGGGGACGCCCATGTGAcacctggctgcaacagatagATGGGTGTTGCTGGACtgcgtgtttgcctggggggttgccaactgtttcgtcatgtggtgggtgcggcaacactctGTCCCcgtgcatgccccccaacctgacctgtatAGAGGATGGACCAGACAGACATCTCTAACTGGGCAGCAGTTCCAGTTTAGGACTGACCTGTCCACACCAGACACTGATTCCCTTTAAAGTCAGAAGACATAAGTGAAAGGAAGTGGGCTAGACCACCCTGAGCAGTGATGGGTCCCACCTGCCCTTTCAAACTTGTCTTCTCGCGGACCTCGCTGAGATACCAGATGAGGGTCTACTggttttggctttgttttttttttttttggtggtctcGCTTAGTTTAGCCCAACCCATACTTACTGTAGGTGACACCACTGGCCCCTCTTTGACTTCTCCCATTGAGGTGGTCTACGCTCAGGCTGAAGGTTAGCAGGGATTTCAGGAAATAAACAAGACGGGCccccccacagctgctggacatGACATGAACACCAGGACTGACCACAAATGTTAAGGCTGATGATCTCAATGGAGGACAGAGCCAACTGACTGGGCTCTAAAGCCACCATCTGTGGTCCACGGCAACTTGGGAGGGGGTCACACTCCTCAGACACCCCCCTCCCTCCTGGGAAGATCTGTGCCAGGGTCCCGTTACCGGCCGCACTGTAGCTCTAGGGGGATTGTTATGGCAGTGGGACACTGGAGCAGCGCTTTACTGTCACCGTACAATTGTGGAGGGTCCATAGGAGCATTTTGTGAA
This Polypterus senegalus isolate Bchr_013 unplaced genomic scaffold, ASM1683550v1 scaffold_3824, whole genome shotgun sequence DNA region includes the following protein-coding sequences:
- the LOC120519892 gene encoding nicotinate-nucleotide pyrophosphorylase [carboxylating]-like, with amino-acid sequence MSTPSGLDLAHLLPPTTLTRLAQDWLAEDVTHFDPAGMCVGAGPQTATLLCKEPGSVLAGVPFFNAVFGVLGCQVDWLYPEGAELGPEQVTRVAVVHGPARNILLGERSALNCLARASGIATRGRQLASVARKAAWKGSVAGTRKTTPGFRLVEKYAMLVGGVATHRCDLSSLVMLKDNHVWACGGIAQAVQDVRQVCGFSSKIEVECRSEDEGREAARAGADIVMLDNFTPQTLHTVARTLKQDFPSVLIEASGGITPETLSAFFSPSVDIISLGCITQGCPVVDFSLKIQCPQRSHSGTARRENGVPCGTVDDHGITTVPSGPPAARRDFAF